A single region of the Podospora pseudopauciseta strain CBS 411.78 chromosome 1, whole genome shotgun sequence genome encodes:
- the TRR1 gene encoding thioredoxin-disulfide reductase (BUSCO:EOG0926386D; EggNog:ENOG503NW0C; COG:Q) encodes MKGIQVSAYVKAPGELKVTELADPKPAADEYLIEVHAAATNFFDILQIQGKYQHQPPFPWVSGAEFAGVVLATPSGSKNPKFPVGSKVFGATQGSYATKCVAKEVSMLPVPKGWSFNQASGLFVTAPTSYGALVLRAGVKAGDYVLVHAAAGGVGLAAVQVAKAYGATVIATAGTARKLEVAKSFGADHVVDYRDENWPQIVKKLTPKGRGVDIVYDPVGMVDKSTKCIAWNGRILIVGFAAGTIEKVAMNKVLLKNISLVGIHWGMYEKMETKSVPKVWEGIMKLIAEGKFKGTEFTDKEFVGLESVPDALKALGSRETWGKVVVKIPQEGQNKLRILLRSGAGLSVAAVTTGVFTKTRTTLYQSELQQTIGKQQQRRNMHSKVVIIGSGPAAHTAAVYLARAELKPVLYEGFMANGVAAGGQLTTTTEIENFPGFPKGIMGGELMDRMREQSERFGTVIVSETVDKLDLSSRPFKYATEWSPDEIHTADAIILATGASARRLGLPGEDKYWQNGISACAVCDGAVPIFRNKHLVVIGGGDSAAEEAMFLTKYASHVTVLVRKDKLRASTIMAKRLLGHPKVTVKFNTVGVEVKGDDKGLMSQLVVKDVVSGNEETLEANGLFYAIGHDPATKIVKGQLETDEEGYVITKPGTTLTSVEGVFAAGDVQDKRYRQAITSAGTGCMAALDAEKFLSEMEDTTAEHKAGKEGNL; translated from the exons ATGAAGGGAATCCAAGTGTCGGCCTATGTCAAG GCTCCTGGTGAGCTCAAGGTCACAGAGCTTGCTGATCCCAAGCCTGCCGCAGACGAGTACCTCATCGAGGTCCACGCCGCGGCAACCAACTTCTTTGATATCCTGCAAATTCAGGGCAAATACCAGCACCAACCTC CTTTCCCATGGGTTTCTGGTGCTGAATTCGCCGGAGTCGTGCTGGCCACGCCTTCCGGGTCCAAGAACCCCAAGTTCCCCGTCGGCTCCAAGGTCTTCGGAGCCACCCAGGGGTCATATGCCACCAAGTGTGTCGCAAAGGAGGTTTCCATGCTTCCCGTACCCAAGGGATGGTCTTTCAACCAGGCTTCCGGTCTGTTCGTAACAGCCCCCACCAGCTACGGCGCCCTCGTCCTCCGTGCTGGCGTCAAGGCGGGTGATTACGTTCTTGTCCACGCCGCTGCCGGTGGTGTCGGTCTTGCTGCTGTTCAAGTCGCCAAGGCATACGGCGCGACAGTCATCGCCACGGCGGGCACTGCCCGCAAGCTGGAGGTTGCCAAGTCCTTTGGCGCTGATCATGTCGTTGACTACCGCGATGAGAATTGGCCCCAGATTGTCAAGAAATTGACGCCTAAGGGCCGTGGTGTTGACATTGTCTATGACCCTGTCGGCATGGTTGACAAGAGTACTAAGTGTATCGCTTGGAACGGCCGCATTCTCATTGTTGGCTTTGCCGCTGGTACTATCGAGAAGGTGGCTATGAACAAGGTCTTGCTCAAGAATATCAGCTTGGTCGGTATTCACTGGGGCATGtatgagaagatggagactAAATCGGTCCCCAAGGTGTGGGAGGGCATCATGAAGTTGATTGCCGAGGGCAAGTTCAAGGGAACTGAGTTCACAGACAAGGAGTTTGTCGGACTCGAGTCTGTGCCAGATGCGCTCAAGGCGCTCGGGAGCAGGGAAACCTGGGGCAAGGTTGTTGTCAAGATTCCCCAGGAGGGACAAAACAAACT acgcatcctcctccgctctGGTGCCGGCCTGTCAGTAGCAGCTGTAACAACGGGCGTGTTTACCAAGACGCGGACCACCCTGTACCAATCCGAACTCCAACAGACGATAggcaagcagcaacagcggAGGAACATGCACAGCAAAGTAGTCATCATCGGCTCCGGGCCGGCCGCCCACACCGCGGCCGTTTACCTTGCCCGCGCCGAGTTGAAGC CCGTCCTATACGAAGGCTTCATGGCCAACGGCGTTGCCGCCGGCGGGCAGCTCACCACGACGACCGAAATCGAAAACTTCCCCGGCTTCCCCAAGGGCATCATGGGCGGCGAGCTCATGGACCGGATGCGCGAGCAGTCGGAGCGCTTCGGCACCGTCATCGTCAGCGAGACGGTCGACAAGCTGGACCTCTCGTCGAGGCCGTTCAAGTACGCCACCGAGTGGTCCCCGGACGAGATCCACACGGCCGACGCCATCATCCTTGCCACGGGGGCCTCGGCCCGCAGGCTTGGGCTGCCGGGGGAGGACAAGTACTGGCAGAACGGGATCTCGGCCTGCGCCGTGTGCGACGGGGCGGTGCCCATCTTTAGAAACAAGCACTTGGTTGTCATCGGGGGTGGTGACTctgcggcggaggaggcgatgTTCTTGACCAAGTATGCTAGCCATGTTACTGTGCTGGTGAGGAAGGACAAGTTGAGGGCTAGCACGATCATGGCGAAGAGGTTGCTGGGGCATCCCAAGGTTACGGTCAAGTTTAATACTGTGGGTGTGGAGGTTAAGGGGGATGACAAGGGGCTGATGAGCCAGCTGGTGGTCAAGGATGTTGTTTCTGGGAATGAGGAGACGCTGGAGGCGAATGGGCTTTTTTATGCCATTGGTCACGATCCTGCCACCAAGATTGTCAAGGGTCAGCTGGAgactgatgaggagggttaTGTCATCACCAAGCCTGGCACTACGCTGACCAGTGTTGAGGGCGTGtttgctgctggtgatgtGCAGGATAAGAGGTACAGGCAGGCCATTACCAGTGCAG GAACTGGTTGCATGGCTGCTCTCGATGCTGAAAAGTTCCTGTCCGAGATGGAGGACACGACAGCTGAGCACAAGGccgggaaggaggggaacCTGTAG